One segment of Solanum stenotomum isolate F172 chromosome 1, ASM1918654v1, whole genome shotgun sequence DNA contains the following:
- the LOC125844066 gene encoding auxin efflux carrier component 5: MIGWDDIYKVVVGMMPLYVALILGYGSVKWWHMFKPEQCDTINRFNCFFILPFFNFQFIANINPYNLNYLFLTGDVIAKAIVILILVVWANFYRKGSFSWGITTFSLSTLNNTLVVGVPLMKAMYGDLGVDLVVQAAVIQALLWLTSLLFALEFWKTKMNNNNNNNNSVELGNINTTTQMRNINNAELAFWPLMKAVSTKLAKNPNSYACFLGLFWALLASRWHFRMPSIIEGSILIMSKAGSGVAMFSMGLFMALQGKIIACGAALTIYAMILRFVVGPATMALGCVVLGLRGNVLRIAIIQAALPQAVTSFVYAKEYGLHADVLSTAVIVGTIISLPLLIAYYAILDIMP, encoded by the exons ATGATAGGTTGGGATGATATATACAAGGTGGTGGTTGGCATGATGCCACTTTATGTAGCACTTATTTTAGGCTATGGTTCAGTAAAATGGTGGCACATGTTTAAGCCAGAACAATGTGACACCATTAATAGATTCAATTGTTTTTTCATCCTCCCATTTTTCAATTTCCAATTCATAGCTAATATCAACCCTTACAACCTCAATTACCTTTTTCTAACCGGAGACGTAATTGCTAAAGCCATAGTGATTCTGATCCTCGTCGTATGGGCTAACTTTTATAGGAAAGGGAGTTTTTCTTGGGGTATAACAACTTTTTCTTTGTCCACTTTGAATAACACACTTGTTGTTGGTGTCCCATTAATGAAGGCTATGTATGGGGATTTAGGTGTTGATCTTGTTGTTCAAGCAGCTGTGATTCAAGCTTTGTTGTGGTTAACTTCATTGTTATTTGCACTTGAGttttggaaaacaaaaatgaataataataataataataataattctgtTGAATTGGGAAATATTAATACTACTACACAAATGAGGAATATTAATAATGCTGAGCTGGCATTTTGGCCTTTGATGAAAGCTGTTTCTACTAAACTTGCTAAGAATCCAAATTCTTATGCTTGTTTTCTTGGTCTCTTTTGGGCTCTTCTAGCTAGCAG GTGGCATTTTAGAATGCCAAGCATAATAGAGGGATCCATTTTGATAATGTCAAAGGCTGGTAGTGGAGTTGCCATGTTTAGTATGG gatTATTCATGGCTTTGCAAGGGAAAATAATTGCATGTGGAGCTGCATTGACAATTTATGCAATGATTTTGAGGTTTGTTGTTGGACCAGCAACAATGGCACTTGGTTGTGTTGTACTGGGCTTGAGAGGAAATGTTTTACGTATCGCGATTATTCag gCTGCATTACCCCAAGCAGTGACATCTTTCGTATATGCTAAAGAATATGGACTTCATGCTGATGTACTTAGTACTGC GGTGATTGTTGGCACCATAATTTCGTTACCTCTATTGATAGCATATTATGCAATTTTGGATATTATGCCTTAA